The Leptodactylus fuscus isolate aLepFus1 chromosome 5, aLepFus1.hap2, whole genome shotgun sequence genome segment agtgaataggtttgaaaactgactgccggttttcgtctcctgtccagtttctcgagaaGAAGAATGAAAcctgcaaagcacagaccgggcgcaggtgtgaacccacccttacgctaggttcacactagcgttcgatctccgttctgtggtttccgtcttctgcatgcagaagacggaaacctgtcagatctggtccggccgtgagcgttttatgctctctgccgcgaaaccttttttttttttttatatcggacacagagtactgcataaaGAAAAGAACAACCTATATGATCATTCAATTTATGGAAGATCAATAAAAACTGCGCTAACCTGAGAtagcataaaaatatttttattccaAACACACTGTAATACACACGACGCTAAGTTTGTAGCGTTTCGGGGtgactcccctttttcaagtgataAAAATCAGAGCAAAGTTGAACCAGGTTGCCACTTAGCTCCATTCTTATTTCTCCACAGTCAGAGTGTTtggtgctcgtagtgaaaaaagcagcccattcatttctatggggagcgcttgtatgccagcACTTGTTCCCTTGTATGAATATAATGGCAATTTATATGaggggtggggggagcctctaaagcGGAGCAGCAGATTTGTAAACTGTATAATTCCCCCTACAAGGAACTGGGATTGggtttataagtagagatgagcgaacactgtttagatcagccgatccgaacagcacacacccatagaaatgaatggaggcacctgtgacgccggcaaagtcagcatcacaggtgcttccattcatttctatgggtgcgtgctgttcggatcggctgatccaaactgtgttcgctcatctctatttataagcaATATACTGCTCAATTCTCAGGATTGTGACAGAATTTGCAGGCAGCACTTGCCTGCACATATAGCTACAGGATCAGGCTGCGTTCTGTCTGCACCAGGCGTCCATCCAATACAGACCTTTTAGAAATTGCCAGGCTAAGAAATGCTGCAAAGCCGATTTTTTCAGTCAGTGGTTtcagttaaaataaataaaataattggaCATCTGATGGATTCCCATTACAGTCAATAAGTTCCCTTCAGGCTTCGTGTGTGTCCAACATTGTCAGGAACCATTAGCAAAATTAAAAACACAGCTCTACATGTGTGTCCTGGAGTTGAATACTGATGCCCTAtccaccagagcagcaggaccagaccatgctgGGTGACATCGGGAACAggcaacgctttttttttttctcctcttcactttcccagcctaatatatgtataaaaatgtaTTTCTCTTGAGCAAACTCTTTAAGGCAGGACATGAACATGTGATCAGCAGGGACCCGACGTTTGGGTCCCCCGAACATCAGCAGTTTGATGAACTGACTTGTGCAAGAGCAACAGTCTCTGAAACATTTACACTTGCTGGCAAGCTGGTTTGTACTTCTAAATGCTGTACTTTTCATAGCAGTGATGCAAAGGCGTACAGCTCTGTCTCATGAAAGTTAAGGGATAAATTGGTTTTACCATGTAAAgtcagaagaagaaaaaaaaaaaaaacaaaaaaaaaaacacaacttgtGACCCAATATAAatcttgaagaggctgcagcgcttaCAGGAGCAGCATGGCCTCTTCAAGCAAAGGTGCAAAGAACCGCTCCCCCACCGAACTGATATGGATATTCTATATTAGAAGGCTGGGTTAACCAGTTTAAAGTCAAGTCTAGACAGTAACACAGCTGCAACACCAAAACCAACCACTATGAACTAAACAAGGGCTCTAAGGTGATCACCTTGCCACTTAAAATACATCTTGCACAAGAACAGAGTTCGGGTCAGCAGACTCACAGTTGGGCTGGAACACGTGTAATATGGGAACAAGGATGTGGCTCGAGACCATTGTATTAGCTTTtaagggagtcttcacacggagttactctATGCTCATTCTGATCGCAAAAACACGTTCAgattgagcgcgtaaaaagcagctcccattgacttgaatgggagccggcatacgtgcgctccccattgaaatcaatgggaagctcttttccctattgctttcaatgtattacgcgcgtatcacattgaaagcaatagggggaaaaaagcctcccattgatttcattggggagcgcacatatgccggctcctattcaagtcaatgggagctgctttttacgcttTCATTtggaacgtgtttttacgatcagaatgagcgcagcgtaactccgtgtgaaggctccctaacagtaACCCAAGTAGTAAAGCAGATGCCAAGGTGCATTAGTCCGCACCAATTCTCAAGTACACATTCTCCAGTTGagagactaagggctcgttcacatttgcgttctcctctccatactgcaggtttccgtttcctgcataaaacaaagcaggagactgaaacctgcaggagtctcacccattcatttgaatgggtgagaaagctgtccgtccgtgagcggtggtgagagttttatgctctccgccgcgaaaccgggttttataatccggacacagagtcggacatgcagtactctgtgtccggattaaaaaaaaaaaaaaacggtttcacggcagagagcataaaacgctcaccgccactcacggacagacccggtctgtggtttccgtcttctggcatgcagaagatggaaaccacagaacggagaccctgaacgcaggtgtgaacccagcgtaagtgcaGATCCCGCACTGTACGGCTCTTTAGTATGGAGCTGTTGGATCTTTGTGCTGAAAAATATCCCTGTAAAACGTGCTGTGAATACTGCTGCAGACCGTATCCACAGGAGAAGGTCACAACATACCGTAGATGGCTCATCACAGCTCCACACAAGAGCGACTACACAAAATAAGTTTTTTCTTAGCTCATTTAAGAAGCCACAGATGGCGAGTGTCAGGATTGTGAACACAAGCTTCCATTTTTATGcgttttatttttaataacttGCCAAGATTGGAATGAGAGATAAATAGAAGGCACAACAATTTTGCtctttttgaaatttttgttttttacaaataCAAACTAAAAACCATGAggaaaaaaaatccctatcaaaaaaaaaaaaaaaaaaatcacaaatccaATGTGTTTTAATGTCAAGTAGCTAGACATTTAAAACCCATCCCAAAATCCAAAATTTGAGTGGTAAAACAGTAGTTTCCATGATTTCTCTCGGTTTTTCCTTGATGGCgccgtataaaaaaaaaaaaaaaaaaaatgttagtatAGAAGTCCAATGAACACCCTTTATTCTTACGAAGTAAAACAGCACGGATGGAGATTGGAGGCAGCTGTGCTAAGCCATCATCTTCATCACTACTCACAGCTTCAAAGGATAGATACTACTCTCAACACCTGAATACTGTGCCAAGGGCTATAGTCTTTTCTACAAAGGGCATTGAGTAAAGTGTCAAAATTTTCCATCAGTGAGAGACCCAGATGCTAGACCAGCGTTCATGATCACACTGGCGGATTTGCCTAAAAATCAGGTAATGTTCCATTGTATCGGATTCCTGAAAACAGGAATATGCTTAATTTTCCTTTAATCCCCTAAAATAAACTTTCCAACAAATGCTGGATTCTGGGAAGAGGATCACAGagtgggaaagaaaaaaaaaaaaaatttgtaaaattgcaACACATTTGCGATGGGACAGGTGAAGTGTAGCAGTCCGTCACGTTGGGACATTATGCCAAGACATCCGAGGACCCAAGTTTCAGAAGGCTGCAGGACAGAAGAGGGCTGTACCCAATTTTGATGTTAGAAGCCactcaaagaaaaataaaaaacaaaaacaacaaacaaaaacaaaatcactGGCGTGGACCTTGAACACCCCTTCCAGCCCCAAAGCCAGGCTTTTGTGCCATTGCGCCACGAGGTGGTCCTCTCAGACCCCCTCCAAGACCGCCACGTGGTCCTCCAGGGCCACGGGGCCTCTCTCCACGACGGTCACCCTCTCTAGCTGCACGCGTTTTCTTCTCTTCCACGTTTAAGCGGACGTCTCCACGGAACATGATTGGCTGCAGAAAGAATAAAGTTATTAGAATTAAAGGATGCTAATAGACCAGTTTCAGATCACTGTCATTTTGTGGCCACATTATGGACTAGTCTCCTGGCCTGACTACAGTTCTACCGATTCACACTCCATGTATAATAGGAACCTACGGTGCTGAGAGTTTGGTCAGTACACCAATAATGGCATTCATGAGCCTCTATTATCTATTTGGGCTGGGTTTTCTAACTAACTAGTGAAGACTCCTTTACAATACATTTCTGACCTATCTTTAGATTAGGTGTTCTCAAATTAGAGGAAGGGTGGAGAAGGAGTGCAGGAAACCTCACCAGATTGGTTGGTTGGGGTGCCACAAAGCAACTCCGTATTCATTTTAAAGGAAATCTCCTTTAAGCTGACTAAACCCTATTCTCTTAACATGTGGTCAGATCTCCATAATACCCTATACTGAAGGCAAAttcttccacacagtatattccaaTTAAGGGACATTCCACAACAGAAGACCCTCCTGTTACAAACGGGTACACCATTAGGACCCTTGTACAAGTCCTGTCCATAGAAAATGGTCTGTGTGAGGGCTGTGGTATCCAGACTGCATTCTGAACACCCGATAGCTACAATGATGAACTGATCGTGTTAAAGTCACCTCACTACTGTAGTCACCACCTCATAGTCAGTTATCCTATGTCCCAGACACGGATGGGAATCATGTGCAAGCGTACTTAGGCAAACTAATATGTAGGGGTAAATAAAATACTACTCACTCTGCTGCCAAGAATTTTTTGTACTGGTTCAGCATCATCAAATACCACGAAACCAAAGTTGGGAAGTTTCCCACCACTGTTTATACGTAGCTCAACAACATTGCCGTAAGCTGCAAAAAACATAAGACGTTCAGATTGTTGCTAGTAAATGGCACCACTGTAAGCTGTATACAAAATATATTAGACAAACTTACTCTGAAAGAACTCCTTCAGCTCATTCTTGTCTACATCATGTGGCAGATTGCCTACAAACAACTGATGGCTATCTGGGTACCGGTTGATGCGTCTCGTTTCTAACTCTCCTTGTTCACCTTCTCGCACTAAAAAGGTAAGCAGAAGAAAAATTAGAACACACAAATACATACAATGGATGTTAAACTTCACACTTGCATGTAAATGAGCAAGCCTGCAAGTCAATCATCTAAAGCCCAGGGGGTACACAAAGGAGCCATGGACCACTTCTTTGGAAGTTCTCATGATTGAAGGGCTTCCAGGAGGCTAGTGCAACCCAAACCACCCATCACCTTTAAATATCAAGGCACAGTGGCTACCAAACAGAGACATGCGCCAGAAGACTTCAGGCCTACTCTAAAGCAGTGAATAGACTATTAACTTCTGATCCATGATGGGGAGAGTGAAGAGCTGGTTGAAAGGCAAAAGAAGTTTGCAGCTAAGGCCACACATGGCATCCcgtagcaaaaaagtgctgcaaaccatggcggcaacgcattgcagtgCAATAGACAAAACTtgcgccggttttggaagtcgcagcgtgtctgcaccaTGGTTTCTACTGAaaattgggcatgggattcgttagaatcgcatccactttgctccgactgtaaaacaccgcgatttttcccgtggcctttccgccacatggggccctggccataGTGTGTGTCTACAACAGGTGACACTAAAAGCAAAAGGATTTGTTTGGTGAGCTATGCTCTTCATGTCTCCTTCCCCACTTGAGATTGGGAGCAGGATGGGTCACGTGCTAGACACCACCGTGTAAGTATACTAGATGCCACACTGTCTAATATGCAGCAGGTTGCACCCAGTACAGCTCCATGCCACCACTTAGTATAGAGTCGTTTTCTTATGGCTATAATCACTCATGTCAACTAATGCAGTGAACTACACCAACTAGTTACGGCACACCATTTAAACTTACCAGGTCTTGGGCCGCTTCGTGGAGGAGCTGTCGTAGTCCTCTGTTCTCTGACTCTTTGATCCCGCTGTGGAGGTCGTTGTGTGGTCTGGTTTTCAGATTTAACTTCGGGCCGTGGCTAaacgtgaaaaaaacaaaacaagtgtGAATATTTTTATTTCAGGAAAGGGATAAAACTGCGTTAGAGGGTCAGTCTAAAAGGTAAAAGCTTCTATCTCCTAATATCTCCTCTTCGGcaaactgctcaattcactgaGAAGGTCTACACCAAGACAGACTACAGTCCATTGAGGTGTGTGgagattggaggaagaagaggagcgaggAAATAAGCAGAGAGACGTGAATGTCCTGAAGCATACAAGACAGGAGCTTTATTCATATTTATAAGTCCTCTCATTTCTTGTAGCAGCTTGTGTCTGAACTTGCTACTCCACCCATGGgctcctccaacccccccccccttcgcaATGACTTATGTAATTCAATCAGCCAGTGAGCTCTACCTGTCCTCACAGTGAAAGATCTGTGAACTGAGCAGTTTAGCAGGGAGCCAATAATAGGAGACAGAAGCACCTTTCTTTTTAGaagatatatcatatataaaacTTGTGTGTATTcacctgaactttttttttttttgtaagagaaCTTAAGACATGCAGTTAGAGTGATTTGCTGACTTGGTGAAACCATCACAAAATATCATTTATATCAAGTTATAGTCTTTAAGAGTTGACTAGCATCCAATCCTCTGGACCTCAAATGGTCATCTGAACTAGACCGGACTGCAGAAGAGAAGCAGCGCACAGTGCTATTCAGCTGACACAGAGATGAATGGAGAAGCGCTGCATATTCCCTAAGCTCAGGCCCCATGTTGCTgtagaaaaacagctttttttgttgcagattttactgcgttttttttttttttttttgccacagccaggagtggattgagaagaaggtaaaagtataagaactttgtatgtatttccattctttttgtagacatccttggcaaaaaaaaaaacaaacaaaaaaaaaaatacgcttctgcaatgtgaggccttagccttaaagtgtgtCTGTGCTTGTGGTTGGAGTCCCAGTAGCTGGGCTGACTGATCAGTTATCACAATCTGTGGATAGGTGAGACAATGTCGTTTTGGGgacacccctttaaaggaatccCCTTTTCCCAAGTAAGGTATTGTCTTCCATAACAGAATAAGACCAGTTTTGACAAGTGTGTATAATATTTTCTAACCCTGACAGGTTTTACAGTTAGATGCCGTAGATGATGTCTGAAGTGTGATTGGTCTTACTACACACTTTAGTTATAACAGTGGACGCTGAgaagtctgctcagctcctcctgcctgTAGATTCGGTTGCACGTTCAAAGTGACAGGCTTCCTTTAAGGAAGGTTCACATGACCACTAATCCATTACCAGCTGACTACGGTGTGGTTCTGATCAATATATTAAGCATGGGTTGGGGGAAGCTGTAAGACTACCACTGCATCTGCCTACTTGTGATGGCTGGACCTTGACAACATGTGGTGGTATTCCCGACACTGGGACAGCTCCGCTGGGTGGAAGATTTTTACTTGTGACAGATGCCCAAGAGAATGcctggagaggggaaaaaaaaaaaaacaattataaaatgtatatgacctatacacacacatattaaTTTCAAAAGAAACTTTTTTGACCACCAGCAACCGTATAATTTCAGTTCATTTCAAGCTCCTTACCCGGGAATCCTCCTGAACTGCTGGTGCAGGATCTGCAGGAAGGGGAGATGGACTCTTTTCAATGGCTTCCTCCTCTTCTGGTGCAGGTTCCTCAGATACAGGATCACATTTTTCTTCTGTAATCTCCGGCTCAGTCTCTTGCTCTGGCTCGGGCTCAATCTCTTGCTCAGGCTCCACAATATGCTCTTCTAGAGGCTCATCCAAGTCATTGGTACTACAAATGATAAATTATTGGTCACATACAGGATTACCAGATATGCTGGTTGTCTAAGGCAAAAGTAAAGGAACTTCACTTACCTGCCA includes the following:
- the G3BP1 gene encoding ras GTPase-activating protein-binding protein 1 isoform X1, with amino-acid sequence MMLLPSSGVHGQSEDNTVLIMGEPSTKYQLTKEMVMEKPSPLLVGREFVRQYYTLLNQAPDFLHRFYGKSSSYVHGGLDTNGKPADAVYGQTDIHKKVMSLNFKDCRTKIRHVDAHATLNDGVVVQVMGELSNNRQPMRRFMQTFVLAPEGSVANKFYVHNDIFRYQDEVFGDSDTEPPEESDEEVDEPEERQQTPEVVATDDGAYYDQTGSTNDLDEPLEEHIVEPEQEIEPEPEQETEPEITEEKCDPVSEEPAPEEEEAIEKSPSPLPADPAPAVQEDSRAFSWASVTSKNLPPSGAVPVSGIPPHVVKVQPSQPRPEVKSENQTTQRPPQRDQRVREQRTTTAPPRSGPRPVREGEQGELETRRINRYPDSHQLFVGNLPHDVDKNELKEFFQTYGNVVELRINSGGKLPNFGFVVFDDAEPVQKILGSRPIMFRGDVRLNVEEKKTRAAREGDRRGERPRGPGGPRGGLGGGLRGPPRGAMAQKPGFGAGRGVQGPRQ
- the G3BP1 gene encoding ras GTPase-activating protein-binding protein 1 isoform X2 — encoded protein: MVMEKPSPLLVGREFVRQYYTLLNQAPDFLHRFYGKSSSYVHGGLDTNGKPADAVYGQTDIHKKVMSLNFKDCRTKIRHVDAHATLNDGVVVQVMGELSNNRQPMRRFMQTFVLAPEGSVANKFYVHNDIFRYQDEVFGDSDTEPPEESDEEVDEPEERQQTPEVVATDDGAYYDQTGSTNDLDEPLEEHIVEPEQEIEPEPEQETEPEITEEKCDPVSEEPAPEEEEAIEKSPSPLPADPAPAVQEDSRAFSWASVTSKNLPPSGAVPVSGIPPHVVKVQPSQPRPEVKSENQTTQRPPQRDQRVREQRTTTAPPRSGPRPVREGEQGELETRRINRYPDSHQLFVGNLPHDVDKNELKEFFQTYGNVVELRINSGGKLPNFGFVVFDDAEPVQKILGSRPIMFRGDVRLNVEEKKTRAAREGDRRGERPRGPGGPRGGLGGGLRGPPRGAMAQKPGFGAGRGVQGPRQ